The Caldibacillus debilis DSM 16016 genome includes a window with the following:
- a CDS encoding beta-mannosidase, translating into MLIHDNWKIRWFDEGEVPDLAVADPDYTDHFWLPAKVPGDVHSTLLENGLIDHPYFGHNDQKCRWVERKVWWYRTEFAFDGKEPAKDERLELIFEGLDTFATVYLNGKELGTAENMFIPHIFDVTREIRKGRNVLAVKFSPVADRVKGKEKNYWSGFSKDRIWVRKAQYQFGWDWCPPLVSAGIWQAVRLERRKRAKIESVYARTLKADAHSAEVNVEIQVKTFVNGLPLAAEISLEKGGEEVTARTSAMDGDRMEATLQIRNPKLWWTHDLGEPHLYRLTVRLMADGETVDRRETEIGIRTIGLKREDEKGKPRFTFVLNGKELFAKGANWIPVDLLLGSAPESRYKHLIRLAKEANMNMLRVWGGGIYEKEVFYRECDRQGILVWQDFMFACALYPDYNRNFMENVRKEVAAVIRRLRNHPCLALWCGNNENDWLYEVGVSAGEIRTPFYGEKIYHELIPELLARLDPSRPYWPSSPYGGNDHNSQEEGDRHNWQVWHGNVEPRKFGENLGQNLTPEGVSFRNFRKDRTRFSSEFGIHASANRHTLEKYLPPGSLHLGSGELSYRNKDFHQEKGFLLMEGFTGIPKDFREYFYFSMMTQAEGLKYGVEHYRRNMPETSGALIWQLNDCWPGTSWSMIDYCLLPKASYYYSKKFFAPFHYSVEHDPGENLKIWVTNDSREKIEDTLLLEVHDFYGGRIFAKTFPVSAEAGRSAFIAELAEAEILRGCPAERAVIRLKSLGQRAEDNFHYLRNHKELDLPKAKLDVRKDPEKGEITVRTDRFARFVHLDVPGEGILFSDNFFDLLPGEEKRVKIASLDGGAVALEYLTVSAVNGTDGEEG; encoded by the coding sequence TTGCTCATCCATGACAACTGGAAGATCCGCTGGTTTGACGAAGGGGAGGTGCCGGACCTTGCGGTCGCCGACCCCGATTACACCGACCATTTTTGGCTGCCGGCAAAAGTCCCCGGCGATGTCCATTCCACCTTGTTGGAAAACGGCCTCATCGATCACCCCTATTTCGGCCATAACGACCAGAAATGCCGGTGGGTGGAAAGGAAGGTATGGTGGTACCGGACGGAATTTGCCTTTGACGGGAAAGAACCGGCAAAGGATGAAAGGCTCGAACTGATTTTTGAAGGTTTGGACACCTTCGCCACCGTCTATTTGAACGGGAAGGAACTGGGGACCGCCGAAAATATGTTCATCCCCCACATCTTCGATGTGACGAGGGAAATCCGGAAGGGAAGAAACGTCTTGGCGGTCAAATTTTCTCCCGTGGCGGACCGGGTGAAGGGGAAGGAAAAAAACTATTGGTCCGGTTTTTCGAAGGACCGGATCTGGGTTCGCAAGGCCCAGTACCAATTCGGCTGGGACTGGTGCCCGCCGCTCGTTTCCGCCGGAATATGGCAAGCGGTGCGGCTGGAGAGAAGAAAACGGGCGAAGATTGAAAGCGTCTATGCCCGGACGTTAAAGGCCGACGCCCATTCGGCGGAAGTAAACGTCGAAATTCAGGTAAAAACATTCGTGAACGGGCTGCCGTTGGCCGCGGAAATCAGCCTGGAAAAAGGCGGGGAAGAAGTGACCGCAAGAACGTCCGCCATGGACGGAGACCGGATGGAGGCCACCCTTCAAATCCGAAATCCGAAACTCTGGTGGACCCACGATCTGGGCGAACCCCATCTTTACCGTTTGACCGTCCGTTTGATGGCGGACGGGGAAACCGTCGACCGGCGGGAAACGGAGATCGGGATCCGGACGATCGGGCTGAAAAGGGAAGACGAAAAGGGAAAACCGCGGTTTACCTTCGTTCTGAACGGGAAGGAACTGTTCGCCAAAGGCGCCAACTGGATACCGGTGGATCTCCTTTTGGGATCCGCGCCCGAATCCCGGTACAAGCATTTGATCCGGCTGGCGAAGGAAGCGAACATGAACATGCTCCGCGTCTGGGGCGGAGGCATTTACGAAAAGGAAGTCTTTTACCGGGAGTGCGACCGCCAGGGGATACTCGTTTGGCAGGATTTCATGTTCGCCTGCGCCCTGTATCCCGATTACAACCGGAATTTTATGGAAAACGTCCGGAAAGAAGTAGCCGCCGTGATCCGCCGGCTCCGAAACCACCCGTGCCTCGCCCTGTGGTGCGGGAACAACGAAAACGATTGGCTGTATGAGGTCGGCGTCTCCGCCGGGGAGATCCGGACCCCCTTTTACGGGGAAAAAATTTATCATGAGCTGATTCCGGAATTGTTGGCGCGGCTGGATCCTTCCCGCCCATACTGGCCCAGCTCCCCCTACGGAGGGAACGACCACAATTCCCAGGAGGAAGGCGACCGGCACAATTGGCAAGTTTGGCACGGAAACGTCGAGCCGCGGAAGTTCGGCGAGAATTTGGGGCAAAACTTGACCCCTGAAGGGGTTTCCTTCCGCAATTTCCGGAAGGACCGGACCCGTTTCTCCAGCGAATTCGGCATCCACGCCTCGGCCAACCGGCACACCTTGGAAAAATACCTCCCGCCCGGCAGCCTGCATTTGGGAAGCGGGGAGCTTTCCTACCGGAACAAGGACTTCCACCAGGAAAAGGGATTCCTGCTGATGGAAGGCTTCACGGGAATCCCGAAGGATTTCCGGGAATATTTCTATTTTTCCATGATGACCCAGGCGGAAGGGCTGAAATACGGGGTGGAGCATTACCGGCGCAACATGCCGGAAACGAGCGGGGCGCTGATCTGGCAGCTCAACGATTGCTGGCCGGGAACGAGCTGGTCGATGATCGATTATTGCCTGCTGCCGAAGGCTTCCTACTACTACAGCAAAAAATTTTTCGCCCCTTTCCACTACTCCGTGGAGCATGACCCGGGGGAAAATTTGAAAATCTGGGTGACGAATGACAGCCGGGAGAAAATCGAAGACACCCTCCTTTTGGAAGTCCATGATTTTTACGGCGGGCGGATCTTCGCGAAGACCTTTCCCGTGTCCGCGGAAGCCGGGCGGTCCGCCTTCATTGCCGAATTGGCGGAGGCGGAGATTTTGCGAGGATGCCCGGCGGAACGGGCCGTCATCCGTTTGAAATCCCTCGGACAAAGGGCGGAAGACAATTTCCACTATCTCCGGAACCATAAGGAGTTGGACTTGCCGAAGGCAAAATTGGACGTCCGGAAGGATCCGGAAAAAGGCGAAATCACGGTCCGCACCGACCGCTTCGCCCGCTTTGTCCATCTGGATGTCCCCGGGGAAGGCATCCTCTTTTCCGACAATTTCTTCGATCTGCTTCCGGGGGAAGAAAAACGGGTAAAAATCGCGTCTTTGGACGGGGGAGCGGTCGCTTTGGAATATTTGACCGTTTCCGCGGTAAACGGAACGGACGGGGAGGAAGGATGA
- a CDS encoding carbohydrate ABC transporter permease, translating to MAGSKKLKTFLLYVLAFAILIIMVFPYVYMVLGSLAPWDEVDKKIIPSRLTLRSYEWLFGGGDTVLPRPWLRAFFNSIIVTLSSTFLMMATAVLVGYSLTKIKFKGSGFINNVILFQMFYPAVILLIPLFLIIRHFGLYDTYWAMILPKAVSLWAIFMYTNYFRSIPNEVIEAAKIDGAGTFRIIISIILPMSKSITTIIFLFLFMERWVELLWDMLVVNDENLKTLNVLLAQMFGPYGAYPGPMYAASVLLTLPILILFIIFSRNFKKGMDFVLK from the coding sequence ATGGCTGGGAGTAAAAAATTGAAAACCTTCCTGCTGTATGTTTTGGCTTTTGCGATCCTGATCATCATGGTTTTTCCGTATGTTTACATGGTGCTGGGATCCCTTGCGCCTTGGGATGAGGTGGACAAAAAGATCATCCCTTCCAGGCTGACTTTGCGGTCCTATGAATGGCTGTTCGGCGGAGGGGATACCGTTTTGCCCCGGCCGTGGCTGCGCGCCTTTTTCAACAGCATCATCGTCACCCTGTCGTCGACCTTTTTGATGATGGCTACGGCGGTGCTGGTCGGTTACTCCTTGACGAAGATAAAGTTTAAAGGAAGCGGTTTTATCAACAACGTCATCCTGTTCCAAATGTTTTATCCGGCGGTCATCCTGTTGATCCCGCTGTTTTTGATCATCCGCCATTTCGGGCTGTACGACACCTATTGGGCGATGATCCTGCCGAAGGCGGTCAGTTTATGGGCCATCTTCATGTACACGAACTATTTCCGGAGCATCCCCAATGAGGTGATCGAGGCGGCGAAGATCGACGGCGCCGGCACGTTCAGGATCATCATCAGCATCATTCTGCCCATGTCCAAGTCGATTACGACGATCATTTTCCTGTTTTTGTTCATGGAAAGATGGGTGGAATTGTTGTGGGACATGCTGGTCGTCAACGATGAAAATCTGAAGACGTTAAACGTGCTTCTGGCGCAGATGTTCGGGCCGTACGGCGCTTATCCGGGTCCGATGTACGCGGCATCGGTGCTCCTCACGCTGCCGATCTTGATCCTGTTCATCATCTTCAGCAGAAACTTCAAGAAGGGCATGGATTTTGTCTTGAAGTGA
- a CDS encoding carbohydrate ABC transporter permease: MNKKAARLGWLFASPYLIYTLIFFVIPMVWAAFLAFTNWNIISPEYEFVGFRNFMEALTSDTVKAAFFVTYKFMLMFVPIVIAGSLFLAYLIHSLPRLKGLFSVGYFLPYLASGVAASVVINGILSYNSPFNEKLREFGLDVDWLGSPVLAPLVISLMMAWKFVGYYALLFLSGLESIPKEIYESAAIDGAVGWKRFWYITIPMLYPSFYTVTILAVGLMFGIFTEPYVLTGGGPDNATHTWQLEIYNQAFEKLNAGYGTAIAVINSVVTFLSIFVFKKVLEKWGERHGWE; encoded by the coding sequence ATGAATAAAAAAGCAGCGAGGCTGGGTTGGCTTTTCGCCAGCCCATACCTCATCTATACGCTGATCTTTTTTGTCATCCCGATGGTGTGGGCGGCCTTTTTGGCCTTTACCAACTGGAACATCATCTCCCCGGAATACGAATTCGTCGGCTTCCGCAATTTTATGGAGGCCCTGACGAGCGATACCGTGAAGGCCGCATTCTTCGTGACGTACAAGTTCATGCTGATGTTTGTGCCGATCGTCATCGCCGGCTCCCTCTTTTTGGCCTATCTCATCCATTCGCTGCCGCGGCTGAAAGGCCTGTTTTCCGTCGGCTATTTCTTGCCCTACCTGGCTTCGGGGGTTGCCGCCTCCGTCGTCATCAACGGGATTTTGTCCTACAACAGCCCATTTAACGAAAAGTTGCGGGAATTCGGGCTGGATGTCGACTGGCTCGGTTCCCCGGTATTGGCTCCCCTCGTGATCTCCCTTATGATGGCGTGGAAATTTGTCGGGTATTATGCCCTTTTGTTTTTATCCGGCCTGGAAAGCATCCCGAAGGAAATTTACGAATCCGCCGCCATCGACGGGGCCGTCGGCTGGAAAAGGTTTTGGTACATCACGATTCCGATGCTGTACCCTTCCTTTTACACGGTCACGATCCTGGCGGTGGGGCTGATGTTCGGCATCTTCACCGAACCCTATGTCTTGACGGGCGGCGGGCCGGACAACGCCACCCACACGTGGCAGCTGGAAATTTACAACCAGGCCTTTGAAAAATTGAACGCCGGATACGGTACCGCAATTGCCGTCATCAACTCCGTCGTGACCTTCCTGTCCATCTTCGTGTTCAAAAAGGTGCTGGAAAAGTGGGGTGAACGGCATGGCTGGGAGTAA
- a CDS encoding extracellular solute-binding protein, with the protein MKACRKWFALMLALLLLLAGCSGKGSKETGTSKKKGVVEFEFWAAPNPTQEAFWKKMADAYMKENKNVKIKVSPMPESPSSEAGIQTAIASGSAPAISENISRGFAAQLAASKAIVPLEEFEGYDELISERKMEKTISTWKFADGHQYVLPIYSNAMLFGWRLDILKELGYNEPPKTYSQVLEVGKKLKEKYPKKFLWARPDLVQPTWWARWFDFFMLYNAASGGGNFMEGNNFVADKDAGVKTLQFFKDLQENDLLLTKAAKDPFETGTAIMVDLGPWTFPYWAEKFPKMKYNETYALSLPPVPDDADPANAKTFADTKGLVIYAQASKEQQQAAFDFVKWVFSNPENDLAWFKDTNLPPARDDLSTNDAFVSYLNENPQLKMYAENIPNAIPPIDNEKMVEIQEQIGKAALNPVIKSGKDPEKAWDDMVNAINGVLK; encoded by the coding sequence ATGAAAGCCTGTCGAAAATGGTTCGCCTTGATGCTTGCGCTCTTGCTTTTGCTTGCGGGATGCAGCGGAAAGGGGAGCAAGGAAACCGGTACTTCCAAAAAGAAAGGTGTCGTCGAGTTTGAGTTTTGGGCGGCTCCGAACCCGACCCAGGAAGCGTTTTGGAAAAAGATGGCCGATGCCTATATGAAAGAAAATAAAAACGTGAAGATCAAGGTCTCGCCGATGCCCGAAAGTCCGTCTTCCGAGGCGGGAATCCAAACGGCCATCGCTTCGGGTAGCGCCCCTGCCATCTCCGAAAACATCTCCCGGGGGTTCGCTGCCCAGCTGGCGGCCAGCAAAGCGATTGTGCCATTGGAAGAATTCGAGGGCTATGACGAATTAATCAGCGAAAGAAAGATGGAAAAAACGATTTCCACCTGGAAATTTGCCGACGGCCATCAATATGTTTTGCCGATCTATTCCAATGCCATGCTGTTCGGCTGGCGGCTCGACATTTTGAAGGAATTGGGCTACAATGAACCGCCGAAAACGTACAGCCAAGTCCTGGAAGTGGGCAAAAAATTGAAAGAAAAATATCCGAAGAAATTCTTATGGGCCCGTCCCGATTTGGTCCAGCCGACCTGGTGGGCCAGATGGTTTGACTTCTTCATGCTCTACAATGCGGCTTCCGGCGGCGGAAACTTCATGGAAGGCAACAACTTCGTCGCCGATAAGGATGCCGGCGTGAAAACCTTGCAATTTTTCAAGGATTTGCAGGAAAATGATCTCTTGCTGACAAAGGCCGCGAAGGATCCCTTTGAAACCGGAACGGCCATCATGGTGGATCTCGGTCCCTGGACCTTCCCCTATTGGGCGGAAAAATTCCCGAAGATGAAATACAATGAAACCTACGCCCTGTCATTGCCGCCGGTTCCGGACGATGCCGACCCGGCCAATGCGAAAACTTTTGCCGATACGAAAGGGCTTGTCATCTATGCCCAGGCTTCCAAAGAACAGCAGCAGGCCGCCTTCGATTTCGTGAAGTGGGTCTTTTCGAATCCCGAGAACGATTTGGCCTGGTTCAAAGACACCAACCTGCCGCCTGCCCGGGATGACCTGTCGACCAACGATGCCTTTGTTTCCTATCTGAATGAGAATCCGCAGCTGAAAATGTATGCGGAAAACATTCCGAACGCCATTCCTCCGATCGACAACGAAAAGATGGTGGAAATTCAGGAACAAATCGGAAAGGCCGCTTTGAATCCGGTCATCAAGAGCGGCAAGGACCCCGAAAAAGCATGGGACGACATGGTGAACGCCATCAACGGGGTGTTGAAATAA
- a CDS encoding BtaManbiosPhlase, translating to MVKRFQENPLITPEQVKPFHPDHEVIGVFNAGVAKFQDEILLLMRVAERPKSGDPDTVKTSFIDFSGGKGKLKTVALNKKDERYDFSDARTVLWKGTDTAAYLTSLSYIRIARSRDGRNFTIDDRPCIYPETEREAWGIEDPRVTQIGDTYYIQYTSVSPEGIGVGLISTKDFRHYRRHGLIFHPENKDVAIFPEKINGKYYALHRPVPKGIGSPDIWLAESEDLIHWGNHRHLLGVSGDGWEGGRIGAGAVPIRTDEGWLEIYHAADKNQRYCLGALLLDLNDPAKILAKTEEPIFQPEADYEKNGFFGNVVFTCGVLHEAGRITVYYGAADECVAGAEMPLSEIMAKLKPYR from the coding sequence ATGGTTAAGCGCTTTCAAGAAAACCCGCTGATAACTCCGGAACAAGTCAAACCTTTTCACCCGGATCATGAGGTGATCGGCGTTTTTAACGCGGGAGTGGCCAAATTTCAGGATGAGATCCTGTTGCTTATGCGGGTTGCCGAACGCCCGAAAAGCGGCGATCCGGATACGGTGAAAACCAGTTTTATCGATTTTTCCGGGGGAAAGGGGAAGCTGAAGACGGTCGCGCTGAACAAGAAGGACGAGCGCTACGATTTTTCCGATGCGCGGACCGTTCTTTGGAAAGGTACGGACACTGCGGCCTATTTGACGTCCCTTTCCTACATCCGCATCGCCCGGAGCCGAGACGGAAGAAATTTTACCATAGACGATCGGCCGTGCATCTATCCGGAAACGGAAAGGGAGGCGTGGGGGATTGAAGACCCCCGGGTCACCCAAATCGGCGATACTTACTACATCCAGTACACGTCCGTGTCGCCGGAAGGAATCGGCGTCGGATTGATCTCGACCAAAGATTTTCGACATTATCGGAGGCACGGGTTGATCTTTCACCCGGAAAACAAGGATGTCGCCATTTTTCCGGAAAAAATCAACGGGAAATATTATGCCTTGCACCGCCCGGTTCCGAAAGGAATCGGTTCGCCGGATATATGGCTGGCGGAATCGGAGGATTTGATCCATTGGGGAAATCATCGGCATTTGCTGGGAGTCAGCGGCGACGGCTGGGAAGGCGGCCGCATCGGGGCGGGAGCGGTCCCGATCCGGACGGATGAAGGCTGGCTGGAAATTTACCATGCGGCCGACAAAAACCAACGGTATTGTTTGGGCGCCTTGTTATTGGATTTGAACGATCCGGCGAAGATTTTGGCAAAAACGGAGGAGCCGATCTTCCAGCCGGAAGCCGATTACGAGAAAAATGGGTTTTTCGGTAATGTCGTCTTCACCTGCGGCGTGCTCCATGAGGCCGGGCGGATCACCGTCTATTACGGCGCCGCGGACGAATGCGTGGCCGGCGCGGAAATGCCTCTGTCCGAGATCATGGCCAAGCTGAAACCTTACCGGTAA
- a CDS encoding substrate-binding domain-containing protein, translated as MRKKVTMQDIADRLNISKNSVSQALRGKDGVSEETRNMVINAAKEMGYEYPGKRRQNKRGKTGNIGLIASDMTFSFKFFWEIYLSIEKEVIARGMRLHIQSVNDEQKDRLVLPSFIEQKTVDGILILSHISNEYIQKVIETGIPTVLVDHHHPNIKADAVLTNNRFGAYLAVQHLIELGHRDIAFLGNIDYSPSYEERYEGYLLALREHGIKPTEDFIFTSAVEEEKALSEYIRRLKKQPTAWFCANDGLGFFITSALKQQGFQIPKQVSVCSFDNGQLAKIATPKTSAVDIDLKLYGRKAVETLFWRMENPDEPHQEILLSSKLIKRESTGAAPKSDDSPGSR; from the coding sequence ATGAGAAAAAAAGTGACGATGCAAGATATCGCGGACCGGCTGAACATTTCCAAAAACTCCGTATCCCAGGCCCTGCGAGGAAAAGACGGCGTCAGCGAAGAAACGAGGAACATGGTGATCAATGCCGCCAAAGAAATGGGGTACGAATATCCCGGGAAACGCAGGCAAAACAAGCGGGGAAAAACCGGGAATATCGGATTGATCGCCTCCGATATGACGTTTTCCTTCAAATTCTTTTGGGAAATTTATTTGAGCATCGAAAAGGAAGTCATCGCCCGGGGCATGCGCCTCCATATCCAATCGGTCAATGACGAGCAAAAGGACCGGTTGGTTCTGCCTTCCTTTATCGAACAGAAAACGGTGGACGGCATCCTGATCCTTTCCCATATCAGCAACGAATACATCCAAAAGGTGATCGAGACCGGAATCCCGACGGTTTTGGTCGACCATCACCATCCGAATATCAAGGCCGACGCCGTCTTGACCAACAACCGCTTCGGCGCCTATCTGGCCGTGCAGCATCTGATCGAGCTCGGGCACCGGGATATTGCCTTCCTTGGCAATATCGACTACTCGCCCAGCTACGAAGAGCGCTACGAAGGGTATCTGCTCGCGCTTCGGGAGCACGGAATAAAACCGACCGAAGATTTTATTTTCACGAGCGCCGTCGAGGAAGAAAAGGCGCTTTCCGAATACATCCGCAGGCTCAAAAAACAGCCGACCGCCTGGTTTTGCGCCAACGACGGTTTGGGTTTCTTCATCACCTCGGCGTTAAAACAACAAGGGTTCCAAATTCCGAAACAAGTTTCCGTCTGCAGTTTCGACAACGGCCAGCTGGCGAAAATCGCCACCCCCAAAACCTCCGCCGTCGACATCGATCTCAAGCTGTACGGAAGAAAAGCCGTGGAAACCCTGTTTTGGCGGATGGAAAACCCGGATGAACCCCATCAGGAAATCCTGCTCTCTTCCAAACTGATCAAGCGGGAATCCACCGGCGCGGCGCCGAAAAGCGACGATTCGCCGGGAAGCCGGTGA
- a CDS encoding helix-turn-helix domain-containing protein, whose product MEDIGLKIKELRLMKGLTLKQLSEKTSLSVSFLSQIERGTTSLAIQSLRKISDALDVDIVYFFDSKKKEKYVVRKEEQKPFEIKHLKSKYVRLNGEFPNRSLAPFLVTLRPNQKKTSTFSFFGEEFYYVLKGAVLFYVGEEKYLLREGDAIHFPSKLPHYGENPLNEETVLLCCITPVIF is encoded by the coding sequence ATGGAAGACATCGGTTTAAAAATTAAAGAATTGCGTTTGATGAAAGGTCTGACGCTCAAACAATTGAGCGAAAAGACAAGCCTGTCCGTCAGTTTTCTGTCGCAAATTGAAAGGGGGACCACCTCGCTCGCCATCCAATCCTTAAGAAAGATCTCCGATGCGTTGGATGTCGATATCGTCTACTTTTTCGACAGCAAAAAAAAGGAAAAATACGTGGTCCGAAAGGAGGAGCAAAAACCTTTTGAAATCAAGCATTTGAAGTCCAAATACGTCCGCTTGAACGGCGAATTCCCCAACCGCTCCCTGGCGCCGTTTCTCGTCACCTTAAGGCCGAACCAGAAAAAAACGAGCACCTTCAGCTTTTTCGGCGAAGAATTTTATTACGTGCTGAAAGGGGCGGTCTTGTTCTACGTCGGGGAAGAAAAATACCTGCTCCGGGAGGGCGATGCCATCCATTTCCCTTCCAAGCTTCCCCATTACGGAGAAAATCCGTTGAATGAAGAAACCGTGCTTCTTTGCTGCATTACGCCCGTCATCTTTTAA
- a CDS encoding ABC transporter ATP-binding protein, translating to MEPLLQVKNFTAGFLTDNGILKAVDNISFSVGRGETVCIVGESGSGKSVTSLSLLRLLEYENGKVLDGEIIFDGKNLLECKKEELLRIRGKEIAMIFQEPMTALNPVFTIGRQITEAILLHTDCSKAEAAERAKELLTLVGISDPDMRLKQYPHELSGGMRQRVMIAMALACNPKLLIADEPTTALDMTIQVQILSLLKEIKEKLNMGIVLITHDISVAAEMADQIVVMYAGKVMEAGSALEILTEPRHPYTIGLLASVPTASTDKTKRLKSIGGSIPSLFEMPKGCRFHTRCPFRTERCMREEPPFHTAGQRRIACWHWDKIQKETGSETAAAAMAILRTAPAGAGKPEENAALPLVEVKNLKKYFPVKKGLFKSSSAFVRAVDDVSFSIREGETFGLVGESGSGKSTLGRTILKLHEPTAGEIYFQGKNLSEQKGKALRRIRKDMQLIFQDPFGSLNPRLTVGEIIAEMFRIHQAAEKREIDAEVCRLLEMVGIDPNRRHLYPHEFSGGQRQRIGIARAIALNPKFIVADEAVSALDVSVQAQILNLLKDLQEKMGLTYLFIAHGLNVVRYISDRVGVMYLGSLVEIAETEELFSHPAHPYTKALISANLEPDPRKKSSPIILKGEIPSPSDPPKGCKFHTRCPFATEKCKREAPEFKPLAAGHSVACHYPLSS from the coding sequence ATGGAACCATTGTTACAAGTGAAAAACTTCACAGCTGGGTTCCTGACTGACAACGGCATTTTAAAAGCGGTGGACAATATTTCCTTCTCCGTCGGACGCGGCGAAACCGTCTGCATCGTGGGCGAATCGGGAAGCGGGAAAAGCGTGACTTCCCTCTCGCTCCTGCGCCTGTTGGAATATGAAAACGGAAAAGTCCTGGACGGGGAGATCATTTTCGACGGCAAAAATCTCTTGGAATGCAAAAAGGAAGAACTGCTGCGAATCCGGGGAAAAGAAATCGCGATGATCTTCCAGGAGCCGATGACCGCCCTGAATCCCGTATTCACCATCGGCCGACAAATAACGGAAGCGATCCTGCTGCATACGGATTGTTCAAAAGCCGAGGCGGCGGAAAGGGCAAAGGAACTTTTAACATTGGTGGGCATTTCCGATCCGGACATGCGTTTGAAACAGTATCCGCATGAATTGAGCGGCGGCATGAGGCAGCGCGTGATGATCGCCATGGCCCTCGCCTGCAATCCGAAATTGCTGATCGCCGACGAACCGACGACCGCCTTGGACATGACGATCCAGGTGCAGATCCTCAGCCTCCTGAAAGAGATAAAGGAAAAGCTAAATATGGGCATCGTGCTGATCACCCATGATATCAGCGTGGCCGCGGAAATGGCGGATCAAATTGTCGTCATGTATGCGGGAAAAGTGATGGAAGCCGGGAGCGCTTTGGAAATTTTAACCGAACCCCGGCACCCGTACACCATTGGGCTGTTGGCCTCCGTGCCGACCGCTTCCACCGATAAAACCAAGCGCCTGAAATCCATCGGCGGCAGCATCCCGAGCTTGTTCGAAATGCCGAAGGGCTGCCGTTTTCATACCCGATGCCCCTTCCGTACGGAAAGATGCATGCGGGAAGAACCGCCCTTCCATACCGCCGGCCAACGAAGGATCGCCTGTTGGCATTGGGACAAAATCCAAAAAGAAACCGGATCGGAAACGGCTGCCGCCGCAATGGCGATCCTGCGGACGGCCCCCGCCGGCGCGGGGAAACCGGAAGAAAACGCCGCCCTTCCCCTCGTCGAAGTGAAAAATCTGAAAAAATATTTTCCTGTCAAAAAAGGACTTTTCAAGTCTTCTTCCGCATTCGTCAGGGCGGTGGACGACGTCAGCTTCTCCATCCGGGAGGGCGAAACCTTCGGTCTCGTAGGCGAATCGGGATCGGGAAAATCGACGCTCGGAAGGACGATCCTGAAACTCCATGAACCGACAGCCGGCGAAATTTATTTCCAGGGAAAAAATCTGTCGGAACAAAAGGGAAAGGCGCTCCGCAGGATCCGGAAAGATATGCAGCTCATTTTCCAGGATCCCTTCGGCTCCCTGAATCCGCGGCTGACCGTCGGGGAAATTATCGCGGAGATGTTCCGCATCCATCAAGCGGCCGAGAAACGGGAGATCGATGCCGAAGTGTGCCGGCTTTTGGAAATGGTCGGCATTGACCCGAACCGGCGCCATCTGTATCCCCATGAATTCTCCGGCGGTCAAAGGCAAAGGATCGGGATCGCGCGGGCGATCGCCTTAAACCCGAAATTTATCGTCGCCGATGAAGCCGTATCGGCTCTCGATGTTTCCGTACAGGCACAGATCCTTAATCTGTTGAAAGATTTGCAGGAAAAGATGGGGTTGACCTATCTGTTTATCGCCCACGGGCTGAATGTGGTCCGATATATTTCCGACCGGGTCGGCGTCATGTATTTGGGCAGCCTGGTGGAAATCGCGGAAACGGAAGAACTGTTCAGCCACCCGGCCCACCCGTACACAAAGGCGCTGATATCGGCCAATCTGGAACCCGATCCGCGGAAAAAAAGCAGCCCCATCATTTTAAAAGGGGAGATCCCATCCCCGAGCGATCCGCCGAAAGGATGCAAATTCCATACAAGATGTCCGTTTGCCACGGAAAAGTGCAAAAGGGAAGCTCCCGAATTCAAGCCATTGGCGGCCGGCCATTCGGTCGCATGCCATTATCCGCTTTCATCCTAA